The proteins below come from a single Pedobacter aquae genomic window:
- a CDS encoding LacI family DNA-binding transcriptional regulator has protein sequence MTKKVTIKDIARELNTNYSTVSRALNDSPKISDATKQNVLKQAKLMGYQPNSFAQKLKKGYSDTIGLIVPRINRVFFSNVIHGVETIAKQHGFNVIICQSNESVKDEEDNVKTLLSNNVAGIIMSISKETQTEDSFQEILNNKIPFVMFDRALNNLVSNQVVNDNFKGAYEVTEHLIKQGYQKIIHFSGPLYINIYQDRLKGYKKALADYQIAFNPSFVIENTLTKDKGIAAVEELLKQKVDFDAIFASGDYSALGAILRLRQQHILVPEQVGVAGFANEPFTELLDITSVEQFSTEMGKSAASLLVEKIQHKEVSDQHQNIEILPQLIIRKSTQKL, from the coding sequence ATGACAAAGAAAGTAACCATAAAAGATATTGCCCGCGAGTTGAATACTAATTATTCTACCGTTTCTAGGGCATTAAATGATAGCCCTAAAATTAGCGATGCTACCAAACAAAATGTTTTAAAGCAAGCAAAATTAATGGGTTACCAACCAAATTCTTTCGCTCAAAAACTTAAGAAAGGTTACAGTGATACCATTGGCTTAATTGTACCACGTATTAATCGGGTTTTCTTTTCTAATGTGATACATGGCGTAGAGACTATTGCCAAACAACATGGTTTTAATGTAATTATTTGTCAATCTAACGAGAGTGTTAAAGACGAAGAAGATAACGTTAAAACCTTACTCAGTAACAACGTTGCTGGCATTATCATGTCTATCTCTAAAGAAACTCAAACCGAAGATTCTTTTCAAGAGATTTTAAATAATAAAATCCCTTTTGTGATGTTTGACAGGGCTTTGAACAATTTAGTAAGTAACCAAGTTGTTAATGACAACTTTAAAGGAGCTTATGAAGTTACAGAACATCTTATCAAACAAGGTTATCAAAAAATTATTCATTTTAGTGGCCCACTTTACATCAACATCTATCAAGATAGGTTAAAGGGTTATAAAAAGGCTTTAGCAGATTATCAGATAGCTTTTAACCCTTCTTTTGTAATAGAAAACACACTTACTAAAGATAAAGGTATTGCCGCTGTTGAAGAACTCTTGAAACAAAAAGTTGATTTTGATGCCATTTTTGCTTCCGGAGATTACTCTGCCTTAGGTGCTATTTTACGTTTAAGACAACAACACATTTTAGTGCCAGAGCAAGTAGGTGTTGCAGGTTTTGCTAATGAACCCTTTACAGAATTGCTCGACATTACATCTGTAGAGCAGTTTAGTACAGAAATGGGGAAATCTGCCGCTAGTTTATTAGTAGAGAAAATACAGCATAAAGAAGTATCAGATCAACATCAAAATATTGAAATATTACCGCAATTAATTATTAGAAAATCAACTCAAAAGTTATGA
- the kduI gene encoding 5-dehydro-4-deoxy-D-glucuronate isomerase produces MKYTERYAAHPADFKNYDTTRIREEFLMPDLFQQDEISLVYSLYDRYIVGGALPVNKTLVLETIDPLKAPYFLERRELGIINVGGKGTVVADGVSYELAYKEALYIGKETKDVSFSSANAQEPAKFYINSAPAHHKFPSKKVTLKEAEIVEMGSLETCNARRICKLLVSSVVETCQLQMGLTELKTGSVWNTMPAHTHNRRMEAYFYFEIPQNQAVCHYMGQPDETRHIWLNNEQAVFSPSWSIHSGAGTSNYSFIWGMAGENLDYGDMDIVQPFQLK; encoded by the coding sequence ATGAAATATACAGAAAGATATGCTGCGCATCCGGCAGATTTCAAAAATTACGACACCACAAGAATTAGAGAAGAATTTTTAATGCCTGATTTATTTCAGCAAGATGAAATAAGCTTGGTTTATTCTCTTTATGACAGATACATTGTTGGTGGTGCTTTACCAGTAAACAAAACGCTAGTTTTAGAAACTATCGATCCTTTAAAAGCGCCTTATTTCTTAGAAAGAAGAGAGCTAGGAATTATTAACGTAGGCGGTAAAGGTACTGTTGTTGCTGATGGTGTTAGCTATGAATTAGCTTACAAAGAAGCCTTATACATCGGTAAAGAAACTAAAGATGTAAGTTTTAGCTCGGCAAATGCACAAGAGCCTGCTAAGTTTTATATCAACTCTGCTCCTGCTCATCATAAATTCCCTAGCAAAAAAGTAACGCTAAAGGAAGCAGAAATTGTAGAAATGGGAAGTTTAGAAACTTGTAACGCTCGTAGAATTTGCAAACTATTGGTAAGCTCTGTAGTAGAAACTTGTCAGCTACAAATGGGTTTAACCGAGCTTAAGACAGGTAGTGTTTGGAATACCATGCCAGCACACACGCATAACAGAAGAATGGAAGCTTATTTCTATTTTGAAATTCCGCAAAACCAAGCAGTTTGTCATTACATGGGTCAGCCAGATGAAACGCGTCATATTTGGTTAAACAATGAACAAGCTGTATTCTCTCCATCTTGGTCTATCCATAGTGGTGCTGGCACATCAAACTACTCTTTTATTTGGGGTATGGCTGGTGAGAACCTAGATTATGGCGATATGGATATTGTACAACCTTTTCAACTTAAATAA
- a CDS encoding gluconate 5-dehydrogenase, translating to MNSLFDLSGKVVLVTGGTHGIGFAIATMLGKAGAKICVNDIFEDKLEACKVEYKKHGIDAYTLKFDVTDEADVDRGITQIENEVGSVDILVNNAGIIKRIPILDMPIADFKQVIDIDLIAPLIISKRVAPNMIKKRYGKIINMCSMMSIYGRNSVSAYAAAKGGLKLLTANMCCEWAKYNIQINGIGPGYIATSQTAAIREGNHPFNDLVMTRTPAGRWGEPEDVANAALFLASKASDFVNGHILFVDGGILANFGYVKGENDIV from the coding sequence ATGAACTCTTTATTTGATTTATCCGGCAAAGTAGTACTTGTAACCGGAGGCACACACGGAATTGGTTTTGCTATTGCTACAATGTTAGGAAAAGCTGGAGCTAAAATTTGTGTTAACGATATTTTTGAAGATAAACTTGAAGCTTGTAAAGTAGAATACAAAAAGCATGGTATAGATGCTTATACTTTAAAATTTGATGTAACAGATGAGGCTGATGTTGACCGCGGAATTACCCAAATTGAAAACGAAGTTGGTAGCGTTGATATTTTAGTAAATAATGCTGGTATCATTAAAAGAATTCCAATTTTAGATATGCCAATTGCTGATTTTAAGCAAGTTATTGATATTGATTTAATTGCTCCTTTAATTATTTCTAAGCGTGTTGCGCCTAACATGATTAAAAAGAGATACGGTAAAATTATCAATATGTGTTCTATGATGAGTATTTACGGAAGAAATTCTGTTTCTGCTTATGCTGCTGCAAAAGGTGGTTTAAAACTATTAACTGCCAATATGTGCTGCGAGTGGGCTAAATATAATATCCAAATTAATGGTATTGGCCCAGGTTATATTGCAACTTCACAAACGGCTGCTATCAGAGAAGGAAACCATCCTTTTAACGATTTAGTAATGACTAGAACACCTGCCGGAAGATGGGGAGAACCAGAAGATGTGGCTAATGCTGCTTTATTCTTAGCTTCTAAAGCTAGTGATTTTGTTAACGGACATATCTTGTTTGTTGATGGTGGTATCTTAGCCAACTTCGGTTATGTTAAAGGTGAAAACGATATCGTTTAA
- a CDS encoding acyltransferase family protein, which yields MKQFKLNPSRYLSLDVLRGLTIFLMIVVNTPGSRSYIYAPFKHAAWHGFTITDLVFPTFLFVVGNALSFGMQKLKAQGDAAFLRKVFKRAFMIFLIGFLLGYFPFIEWKDGDLVAKNFLDQRLWGVLQRIAICYLFGALIVYYFKRAAIITISVALLLFYWFFLYAFGSGADPYSLETNVVRQVDLWLFPAENLYKGFPVPFDPSGLLSHISAIVHVTFGFLIGKYIQENTNKTKIALNFLIGGGVLVAIALLWDTVLPINKPMWTSSYVIYSTGWDLLLLAFLIYVIEIANYSKWTYFFEVFGRNPLFIYVLSGLLIKILHLIKIDGTSLSKLAFENLFMPWLSDKNASLAFAVVYTLLLWLIGYVLDKRKIYVKV from the coding sequence ATGAAACAATTTAAACTTAACCCATCAAGGTATTTGTCTTTGGATGTTTTAAGAGGTTTAACCATATTCTTAATGATTGTGGTGAATACCCCTGGTAGCCGGAGTTATATTTATGCCCCTTTTAAACATGCTGCATGGCATGGTTTTACCATTACTGATTTGGTTTTCCCGACCTTTTTATTTGTGGTAGGTAATGCTTTGAGCTTCGGGATGCAGAAATTAAAAGCACAGGGTGATGCTGCTTTCCTGAGAAAAGTATTTAAAAGAGCATTCATGATATTCCTGATAGGCTTTTTGTTGGGCTATTTCCCATTTATAGAATGGAAAGATGGTGATTTGGTAGCTAAAAACTTTTTAGACCAAAGGTTATGGGGAGTTTTACAACGTATTGCCATTTGTTATTTATTTGGTGCTTTAATTGTATATTATTTTAAAAGGGCAGCTATTATCACTATAAGTGTGGCTTTATTGCTGTTTTATTGGTTTTTTTTATATGCATTTGGTTCTGGGGCAGACCCATATAGCTTAGAAACCAATGTAGTAAGACAGGTAGATTTATGGTTATTCCCGGCAGAAAATTTATATAAAGGTTTTCCTGTTCCTTTTGATCCATCCGGATTATTAAGTCATATATCCGCTATTGTACATGTAACTTTTGGTTTTTTAATTGGTAAGTACATTCAAGAAAATACCAACAAAACTAAAATAGCTTTGAATTTCTTAATCGGTGGTGGTGTTTTAGTGGCTATTGCATTACTTTGGGATACGGTGCTACCTATCAATAAACCAATGTGGACAAGTTCTTATGTGATATACAGTACCGGTTGGGATTTGTTATTGTTGGCCTTTTTAATTTATGTGATAGAAATTGCAAACTATAGCAAATGGACTTATTTCTTTGAGGTCTTTGGTAGAAATCCGCTGTTTATTTATGTATTATCAGGTTTGTTGATTAAGATTTTACATCTTATCAAAATTGATGGTACTTCTTTATCAAAATTGGCTTTTGAGAATTTGTTTATGCCCTGGTTATCAGATAAAAATGCATCCTTAGCTTTTGCAGTTGTTTATACTTTATTGCTTTGGCTGATAGGCTATGTGTTAGATAAAAGAAAGATATATGTGAAGGTGTAA
- a CDS encoding acyltransferase family protein, translated as MEPIKPTTVRYLSLDVLRGLTVCLMIVVNTPGSWSQIYAPFKHAAWHGFTVTDLVFPTFLFVVGNALSFGMQKLKAAGDAAFLQKVFKRAGLIFLIGFLLGYFPFIKWEEGDLVAKNVLELRVWGVLQRIAVCYLLGALIVFYFNRASIIIISVSFLLIYWLILYAFGNTVDPYSLEGNIVTQVDLWLLPAQNLYKGFGIPFEPEGLLSTLPAIVNVTFGYLAGRYIQEHANKSKTALQLLITGIVFLFLALWWDTVFPINKPIWTSSYVLYTVGWDLLLLAFLIYVIEVVNFHKWTYFFEVFGRNPLFIYVLAGVFIKLLSLIKFNDVSLSKLAYENLFTTWLSGENASLSFAIVYMLLLWGIGYFLDKNKIYVKV; from the coding sequence ATGGAACCTATAAAACCTACTACAGTTAGATACCTTTCCTTAGATGTCTTAAGAGGTCTTACCGTTTGCCTTATGATTGTGGTAAACACTCCGGGGAGTTGGAGCCAAATTTATGCCCCTTTTAAACATGCAGCTTGGCATGGCTTTACGGTTACTGATTTAGTTTTCCCAACTTTCTTATTTGTGGTGGGTAATGCTTTAAGTTTTGGTATGCAAAAATTAAAAGCAGCTGGTGATGCCGCTTTTCTGCAAAAAGTGTTTAAAAGAGCAGGATTGATATTTCTGATAGGTTTTTTGTTAGGTTATTTTCCTTTTATAAAGTGGGAGGAAGGCGATTTGGTAGCTAAAAACGTTCTCGAGCTAAGGGTGTGGGGTGTTTTACAAAGAATTGCAGTCTGTTACTTATTAGGTGCTCTTATTGTTTTTTATTTTAACCGAGCTTCTATTATCATCATCAGTGTATCTTTCTTGCTTATTTACTGGCTTATTTTATATGCTTTTGGCAATACTGTAGACCCTTACAGTTTAGAAGGCAATATAGTAACACAGGTAGATTTATGGCTATTACCAGCACAAAATTTATACAAAGGCTTTGGTATTCCGTTTGAGCCCGAAGGACTTTTAAGTACCCTGCCCGCTATAGTGAATGTTACTTTTGGTTATTTAGCTGGCAGATATATTCAAGAACATGCTAACAAAAGTAAAACCGCTCTACAACTACTTATAACAGGCATAGTTTTCTTGTTTTTAGCTTTATGGTGGGATACTGTTTTTCCTATTAATAAACCTATCTGGACAAGTTCTTATGTACTTTACACCGTAGGCTGGGATTTGCTTTTACTTGCCTTTCTGATCTATGTGATTGAAGTAGTTAATTTCCATAAATGGACCTATTTTTTCGAGGTTTTTGGCAGAAACCCACTCTTTATTTATGTTTTAGCAGGGGTGTTTATTAAGCTCTTAAGCTTGATCAAATTTAACGATGTTTCTCTGTCCAAATTAGCCTACGAAAATTTGTTTACCACTTGGTTATCAGGAGAAAATGCGTCATTATCTTTTGCAATTGTTTACATGTTGTTATTATGGGGTATTGGCTACTTTTTAGATAAGAATAAAATATATGTGAAGGTTTAG
- the nagB gene encoding glucosamine-6-phosphate deaminase has product MSRLNLLEETRFEKLPVSVFTNQHAASINVAQRIANLIKTKQEKGEKAILGLATGATPVGVYAELIRMHKEEGLSFKNVVTFNLDEYYPMKPDAAQSYVTFMSEQLFNHIDIEKENIHIPDGTLPESEVADFCLNYEKKISSYGGLDLQILGIGRTGHIGFNEPGSAPNSGTRLVTLDDLTRRDASRDFGGKENVPTKAITMGVGTIFKAREIILMAWNQKKAPIIKKAVEGEISAEVPATYLQLSDQVEFILDSDAASELTRFDTPWLVRDCVWDAKTIKKAVIWLAKTVNKPILKLTEEDYNNNGMAQLATEKGPVYNINIDIFNKLQHTITGWPGGKPNADDSQRPERANPAKKTSIIFSPHPDDDVISMGGTFIRLADQGHDVHVAYQTSGNTAVWDDDALRYLEFAIDFAKVQGNDASTLEQTYKDVRSFLEKKKPNQPDIKELLTVKGLIRKGEAIAGARFAGLKDTHIHFMDLPFYDRFKASSKVSFEDDIIQTMELLKKYKPQQVFAAGDFADPHGTHKVCFNIILTALQRLKLTEDWIKDCWLWLYRGAWHEFEIHEIQMAVPLSPQEVKRKRLAIFKHQSQKDLPVFPGDDSREFWVRAEERTSETAKAYDQLGLAEYEAMEAFVRWEY; this is encoded by the coding sequence ATGTCTCGTTTAAACCTTCTTGAAGAAACCCGCTTTGAAAAATTACCGGTTAGTGTATTTACAAACCAGCATGCTGCTTCTATAAATGTAGCACAAAGAATTGCAAATCTGATAAAAACAAAGCAAGAAAAAGGCGAAAAAGCTATCTTAGGATTGGCTACTGGCGCTACCCCTGTTGGTGTTTATGCAGAATTGATACGTATGCATAAAGAAGAAGGTTTATCTTTTAAAAACGTGGTTACCTTTAATCTGGATGAATATTACCCTATGAAACCAGATGCTGCACAAAGCTATGTTACTTTCATGAGCGAGCAGCTTTTTAACCATATAGACATTGAAAAAGAGAACATCCATATCCCTGACGGTACTTTGCCAGAAAGTGAAGTGGCAGATTTTTGCTTAAACTACGAGAAGAAAATAAGCTCTTACGGCGGTTTAGACCTTCAAATTTTAGGTATCGGTCGTACCGGGCATATCGGTTTTAACGAACCTGGTTCTGCACCAAACTCGGGCACTCGTTTAGTTACCCTAGATGATTTAACCAGAAGAGATGCTTCCAGAGATTTTGGTGGTAAAGAAAATGTTCCTACCAAAGCCATTACCATGGGTGTGGGCACCATATTCAAAGCCCGCGAAATCATTTTAATGGCATGGAACCAGAAAAAAGCGCCTATCATTAAAAAAGCGGTTGAAGGTGAAATCTCTGCCGAAGTACCTGCTACCTACCTACAATTATCAGATCAGGTAGAGTTTATTTTAGATAGCGATGCAGCATCAGAACTAACTCGTTTTGATACACCTTGGCTGGTAAGAGATTGTGTTTGGGATGCTAAAACCATTAAAAAAGCAGTTATTTGGCTAGCCAAAACGGTTAATAAACCTATCTTAAAGCTTACCGAAGAAGATTATAACAATAACGGTATGGCGCAACTGGCCACAGAAAAAGGTCCGGTTTATAACATCAATATCGATATATTTAACAAATTACAGCATACCATTACAGGCTGGCCTGGTGGTAAACCCAATGCAGATGATAGCCAAAGACCAGAAAGGGCAAATCCTGCTAAGAAAACTTCTATCATCTTCTCTCCGCATCCAGATGATGATGTAATCTCTATGGGTGGTACTTTCATCCGCCTAGCAGACCAAGGGCATGATGTACATGTCGCTTATCAAACATCAGGTAATACCGCAGTTTGGGATGATGATGCTTTGCGCTATTTAGAATTTGCTATTGATTTTGCTAAAGTACAAGGTAATGATGCTTCTACCTTAGAGCAAACTTACAAGGATGTAAGAAGCTTCTTAGAGAAGAAAAAACCTAATCAGCCCGATATTAAAGAGCTTTTAACTGTAAAAGGATTAATTAGAAAAGGTGAAGCTATTGCCGGTGCCCGATTTGCAGGTTTAAAAGATACTCATATCCACTTTATGGATTTACCTTTTTACGATAGATTTAAAGCCAGTAGCAAAGTAAGTTTTGAGGATGATATCATCCAAACTATGGAATTATTGAAGAAATATAAGCCACAACAAGTTTTTGCTGCTGGTGATTTTGCCGACCCTCATGGTACGCATAAAGTGTGTTTCAATATCATATTAACGGCTTTACAAAGGTTAAAACTTACCGAAGACTGGATAAAAGACTGCTGGCTATGGTTATACCGTGGTGCTTGGCATGAGTTTGAGATTCATGAAATACAAATGGCTGTTCCGCTTTCTCCGCAAGAGGTAAAAAGAAAACGTTTGGCTATATTTAAACACCAATCTCAAAAAGACTTACCTGTTTTCCCTGGAGATGACTCTAGAGAATTCTGGGTAAGAGCCGAGGAAAGAACCAGCGAAACTGCTAAAGCTTATGACCAATTAGGTTTGGCCGAATATGAAGCTATGGAAGCTTTTGTGAGATGGGAATATTAA
- a CDS encoding sugar MFS transporter yields MTQSSSYQPAQKSGLNPIFIIGALFFIFGFVTWLNSVLIPYLKIACELNHFQSYLVAFAFYIAYLVMAPVSTKALNVFGFKNGMAVGLVIMAIGALLFIPAAMTRTYNLFLLGLFVQGSGLAILQTASNPYITILGPAESAAKRISIMGICNKLAGAAAPAILGSIILKDTKSFEENLANLSEVAKAAQLDELAARVITPYLAIIAVLVILAFLIYRSSLPEIDTNAEDESVAASNSGKTSVLQFPHLVLGVITLFLYVGVEVIAGDTIISYGLSQGIEPDTATFFTTYTLIAMVVGYILGIICIPKYIKQENALKLCAVLGIAFAMLAIFSSGYNSVLAIALLGLANALMWPAIWPLALNGLGRFTKAGSSLLVMGIAGGAVIPLLYGALADAFNAQQAYWIMVPCYLFIWFYAVKGSKIR; encoded by the coding sequence ATGACCCAATCTTCATCTTATCAGCCAGCGCAAAAGTCTGGTTTGAACCCAATATTTATTATTGGGGCTTTATTTTTCATTTTTGGCTTTGTTACTTGGTTAAACTCGGTACTTATCCCCTATTTAAAAATAGCTTGCGAGCTTAACCATTTCCAGTCTTATTTAGTAGCTTTTGCTTTTTACATTGCTTATTTGGTGATGGCCCCGGTTTCTACCAAAGCTTTAAACGTATTTGGTTTTAAAAATGGGATGGCCGTTGGTTTAGTTATTATGGCTATTGGTGCTTTGTTATTTATCCCTGCCGCCATGACCAGAACTTACAACCTTTTTCTATTAGGTTTATTTGTGCAAGGTAGCGGCTTAGCAATTCTACAAACTGCATCTAACCCCTATATCACCATTTTAGGGCCTGCAGAGAGTGCTGCTAAGCGTATCAGCATCATGGGTATATGTAATAAACTTGCTGGTGCTGCTGCTCCTGCAATTTTAGGTTCTATCATTTTAAAAGACACTAAAAGTTTCGAAGAAAATTTAGCCAACTTAAGTGAAGTTGCTAAAGCTGCTCAGTTAGATGAATTGGCTGCTCGTGTAATCACGCCTTATCTAGCTATCATAGCTGTTTTGGTCATTCTTGCTTTTTTAATTTACCGTTCTAGCTTACCGGAAATAGATACCAATGCCGAGGATGAAAGTGTAGCCGCATCAAACTCTGGCAAAACTAGTGTATTACAGTTTCCGCATCTGGTACTGGGTGTTATTACTCTATTCTTGTACGTTGGTGTTGAAGTTATTGCAGGCGATACTATTATCAGTTATGGTTTAAGCCAAGGTATTGAACCTGATACGGCTACTTTCTTTACCACTTATACCTTAATAGCCATGGTAGTAGGTTATATTTTGGGTATTATCTGTATTCCTAAATATATTAAGCAAGAGAACGCGTTAAAACTTTGTGCTGTTTTAGGGATCGCTTTTGCGATGCTAGCTATCTTCTCTAGCGGTTATAATTCTGTTTTAGCTATTGCATTATTAGGTTTGGCAAATGCTTTAATGTGGCCAGCTATTTGGCCATTGGCTTTAAATGGCTTAGGTCGATTTACCAAAGCAGGCTCTTCCCTATTGGTGATGGGTATCGCAGGTGGTGCTGTAATCCCATTATTATATGGCGCTTTAGCGGATGCCTTTAATGCTCAACAAGCTTATTGGATTATGGTGCCTTGCTACTTATTCATCTGGTTTTATGCCGTAAAGGGAAGTAAGATTAGGTAG
- a CDS encoding family 20 glycosylhydrolase — protein MMKRILLSCLTLLFSVNLMAQPIAVDKIAVAWNLLANHYEGKNQFTASFTIHNQSKQSLPANGWKLYFSYPRKVTQVLSANAVLQTINGEFGSLTPSVNFKALAPASKAVITYVAEGRSFTYTDAPSGLYLVFDKEPQKAYPIKNFRVNAVPAQEKASLKLSPALIYQKNEAIKNETLSDSKIILPSPVSAIKLQGNFILNAKTALVYDDFFSNEAKLLQADITQFLGKKLMPSNNASTPIIILKKVNDLAKEAYQLRVKPDSIIIAATQTAGAFYAIQSLKMLMPLSVWKAQQTQITIPAIEITDEPRFAYRSFMLDVARNFQTKAQILKVLDLMALYKLNNLHFHLNDDEGWRLEIPALPELTQVGAKRGHTLDDKQNLQPSYGSGSDTSAFPGSGFYSKSDFIEILRYAKARHIQIIPEIETPGHARAAIKTMDARYERFMKAGNPEEAKRYLLRDTLDQSIYKSVQGYHDNVMNVALPSTYNFIEKVVDEVLAMYQEADAPLKTIHLGGDEVPAGVWQKSSAIAQLMQKENIREYDDLWYHYLAKANAILKQKGLYLSGWEEVAMRKTKLDGKNQYIANPDFTSQNFHAYVWNNVWGWGQEDLAYRLANAGYKVVLAPVTNFYFDLAYEKDAEEPGLYWGSYVDVDKPFYFNPFDYYKSAKEDLQGNVLDKSILKNKERLTAYGQSNIVGLQAQIWSEKISGPQQLEYMLLPKLLGFAERAWAAEPVWSSTTDSVLAENTYKQDWNWFVNLLGKRELPRLAYLNGGYQYRIPPVGVIKENGLIKANIQLPGFTIRYTTDGSQPQANSSVYTRPLADKGHVSFRAFDSQGRGGRVTSLVD, from the coding sequence ATGATGAAGAGAATACTTTTAAGCTGCTTAACCTTACTGTTTAGTGTTAACTTGATGGCGCAACCTATAGCTGTTGATAAAATAGCCGTAGCGTGGAATTTATTAGCTAATCATTATGAAGGTAAAAACCAGTTTACAGCATCTTTCACTATTCATAACCAAAGCAAACAAAGCTTACCAGCAAATGGCTGGAAACTATATTTTTCTTACCCAAGAAAAGTTACTCAAGTTTTAAGTGCCAATGCGGTGCTGCAAACCATCAATGGCGAGTTTGGCAGTTTAACTCCATCAGTAAATTTTAAAGCACTTGCCCCGGCATCAAAAGCTGTTATCACTTATGTGGCAGAGGGTAGGTCTTTCACCTATACCGATGCGCCAAGTGGCTTGTATTTAGTTTTTGATAAGGAACCTCAAAAAGCATATCCCATTAAAAATTTTAGGGTTAATGCTGTGCCAGCGCAAGAAAAAGCAAGTTTAAAGCTTTCTCCAGCACTTATTTATCAGAAGAATGAAGCTATAAAAAATGAAACATTATCAGACAGCAAAATCATTTTACCATCTCCGGTAAGTGCGATAAAGCTACAGGGTAATTTTATTTTAAATGCTAAAACAGCCCTTGTTTATGATGATTTTTTTAGCAATGAGGCTAAGCTTTTGCAAGCAGATATCACTCAGTTTTTAGGTAAAAAACTGATGCCTTCTAACAATGCTTCAACACCTATCATCATCCTAAAAAAGGTGAACGATTTGGCTAAAGAAGCTTATCAGCTAAGGGTTAAACCCGATTCTATCATCATCGCGGCAACGCAAACAGCAGGTGCTTTTTATGCTATACAATCTTTAAAAATGCTGATGCCTTTATCGGTTTGGAAAGCACAGCAAACGCAAATTACTATCCCGGCTATAGAAATCACAGACGAGCCAAGGTTTGCCTACCGCTCTTTTATGTTAGATGTTGCCCGTAATTTCCAAACTAAAGCTCAAATATTAAAGGTTTTAGATTTGATGGCCTTATATAAACTAAACAACCTTCATTTCCATTTAAATGATGATGAAGGTTGGCGCTTAGAAATTCCGGCTTTACCAGAACTTACGCAAGTGGGCGCTAAAAGAGGTCATACTTTAGATGATAAGCAAAACTTACAACCCTCTTATGGCTCGGGGTCAGATACTAGTGCTTTCCCGGGAAGCGGTTTTTATAGCAAGTCAGATTTTATTGAAATATTACGCTATGCTAAAGCTAGGCATATCCAAATCATCCCAGAAATAGAAACCCCTGGCCATGCTAGGGCAGCTATAAAAACTATGGATGCCCGATATGAACGTTTCATGAAAGCAGGAAATCCGGAAGAAGCAAAAAGATATTTATTAAGAGATACGTTAGATCAATCTATTTATAAATCTGTACAAGGCTATCATGATAATGTGATGAATGTTGCCCTACCATCCACCTATAATTTTATAGAAAAAGTGGTAGATGAGGTGTTGGCTATGTATCAAGAAGCTGATGCGCCTTTAAAAACCATTCATTTAGGTGGCGATGAAGTTCCGGCTGGCGTTTGGCAAAAATCATCTGCTATTGCTCAGCTGATGCAAAAAGAAAACATCAGAGAATATGATGATTTATGGTACCATTATCTGGCGAAAGCCAATGCTATTTTAAAGCAAAAAGGCTTATACCTTTCTGGCTGGGAAGAGGTTGCCATGCGTAAAACCAAGCTAGATGGTAAAAACCAATACATCGCAAATCCTGATTTTACCTCTCAAAATTTTCATGCTTATGTATGGAATAACGTTTGGGGTTGGGGCCAAGAAGATTTGGCTTACCGTTTAGCCAATGCAGGTTATAAAGTTGTTTTAGCACCTGTAACCAATTTCTATTTTGATTTGGCTTACGAAAAAGATGCAGAAGAGCCCGGTTTATATTGGGGTTCTTATGTAGATGTGGATAAGCCTTTCTATTTTAATCCTTTTGATTATTATAAAAGTGCCAAAGAAGATTTACAAGGCAATGTTTTAGATAAATCTATCTTAAAAAATAAAGAACGTTTAACCGCTTATGGACAAAGTAATATTGTGGGTTTGCAAGCCCAAATTTGGTCTGAGAAGATTAGCGGTCCACAGCAATTAGAATATATGTTATTACCTAAACTGCTGGGTTTTGCAGAAAGAGCTTGGGCAGCAGAACCTGTTTGGTCTTCTACAACGGATAGCGTATTGGCAGAAAATACTTATAAGCAAGATTGGAACTGGTTTGTAAACTTGCTAGGAAAAAGAGAATTACCGCGTTTAGCTTATCTTAACGGTGGTTACCAATACCGTATCCCTCCGGTAGGTGTTATCAAAGAAAACGGACTCATAAAAGCGAATATCCAATTACCAGGCTTCACCATAAGATATACTACAGATGGAAGCCAACCACAAGCCAATAGCTCTGTGTACACAAGGCCTTTAGCTGATAAAGGGCATGTATCTTTCAGAGCATTTGATAGCCAAGGCAGGGGAGGAAGGGTGACAAGTTTAGTTGATTGA